From Syngnathus scovelli strain Florida chromosome 14, RoL_Ssco_1.2, whole genome shotgun sequence, one genomic window encodes:
- the aspg gene encoding 60 kDa lysophospholipase isoform X3: MAQTPPNTLTPLARALSHHKLDAVASNEVFSPRTSQVHPCRRRQLTSCGSFDGNELARSPSVSEARVLVINTGGTIGMTLTDNVLAPKANAFVQILRKLPILHDEMYAQETCMYKYYGSESTLVLPMPSAHSDHLIHSMSKNKKRIVYTIIEYNPLLDSANMTTDDWVRIGKDIEKNYENYDGFVILHGTDTMAYTASALSFMCEHLGKPIVLTGSQVPIYEMRNDGRDNLLGALLIAGQFVIPEVCLYFYNKLYRGNRVTKVDAGSFNAFTSPNLAPLATAEVDISINWDTVWRANTTVKFQVSTELNRNVGLLRLFPGITAATVRAFLQPPMEGVVLETYGSGNGPDNRPDLLEELKKATDFGVIIINCTQCLRGTVSTSYATGKVLTDAGLITGCDMTPEAALSKLSYVLAKTDLSLDSKKKMMGQNLRGEMTADLAGAKFSLSDSRFIQVIAKALSISCKEELEAIRDALTPSLACAATKIGDIEALEALKEMGSNLCLSDYDGRTALHIAACEGNLKVVQYLLTVGATVYARDRYGDTPLCNAVRFRHKDVVKLLRKTGAHFSRDELDEAGSELCSLVVSGDLEGLEIWSLAGADLSKPGYDGQTAIELANAAGKPEVATFIISLLNKTMTNSVIEFTASPAGM; the protein is encoded by the exons ATGGCGCAGACTCCTCCGAACACCTTGACGCCACTTGCCAGGGCTCTGTCCCACCATAAGCTGGACGCAGTCGCTTCGAACGAGGTGTTCTCGCCTCGAACTTCCCAGGTCCATCCGTGCCGAAGGAGGCAGTTAACAAGCTGCGGATCGTTCGATGGAAATGAACTTGCCAGATCTCCCAGCGTGTCCGAAGCGCGCGTCCTGGTCATCAACACAGGAGGAACCATCGGAATGACGCTTACCGATAACG TTCTTGCACCAAAGGCAAATGCATTTGTCCAGATTTTGCGCAAGCTACCTATCCTCCACGATGAGATGTATGCACAGGAGACCTGCATGTATAAGTACTATGGATCCGAAAGCACCTTAGTCCTGCC GATGCCGAGCGCTCATTCTGACCATTTAATCCACAG tatgagtaaaaaTAAGAAGAGGATAGTATACACCATTATAGAGTACAATCCTTTATTGGACTCGGCCAATATGACCACAGACGACTGGGTTAGAATAGGAAAGGACATTGAG aAAAATTATGAAAACTACGATGGCTTCGTGATCCTTCATGGCACAGACACCATGGCCTACACggcctcagctctctctttcatGTGTGAACATTTGGGCAAGCCCATCGTCCTCACCGGCTCAcaa GTGCCTATTTATGAGATGAGGAATGATGGCAGAGACAACCTGTTGGGGGCACTGTTGATTGCCGGCCAGTTTGTCATTCCTGAG GTGTGCTTGTACTTCTACAACAAGCTCTATCGAGGAAATCGTGTGACCAAAGTGGATGCCGGGAGTTTTAACGCATTCACATCCCCTAATTTGGCTCCGCTTGCCACTGCAGAGGTTGATATTTCAA TAAACTGGGACACAGTGTGGAGGGCAAACACGACAGTTAAGTTTCAGGTCTCCACTGAGCTCAACAGGAATGTCGGCCTGCTAAGACTCTTCCCGGGAATAACTGCTGCTACT GTGAGGGCTTTTCTGCAGCCTCCTATGGAGGGAGTGGTTCTGGAGACGTATGGCAGTGGAAACGGGCCAGATAACCGCCCTGACTTGTTGGAGGAGTTGAAGAAGGCCACTGACTTCGGCGTCATCATCATAAACTGCACGCAATGTTTGAGGGGTACGGTGTCTACGTCCTATGCCACTGGCAAG GTATTGACTGACGCCGGGCTGATAACTGGTTGTGACATGACTCCAGAGGCCGCCCTATCAAAGCTGTCCTATGTCTTGGCCAAGACAGACCTAAGTCTTGACTCTAAGAAAAAG ATGATGGGCCAGAACTTGCGTGGTGAGATGACTGCTGATTTGGCAGGAGCCAAGTTTAGTCTGAGTGACAGTCGATTCATCCAGGTCATCGCTAAGGCTTTGAGCATTAGCTGCAAAGAG GAGCTGGAAGCCATCCGTGATGCTCTGACACCCTCGCTGGCCTGTGCAGCCACAAAAATCGGTGACATTGAGGCCTTAGAAGCCCTAAAAGAAATG GGTAGTAATTTATGTCTGAGCGACTATGATGGACGGACCGCTCTGCATATTGCCGCCTGCGAAGGAAACCTGAAAGTGGTGCAGTACCTGCTGACAGTTGGCGCCACCGTTTATGCAAGAGATCGCTATGGTGACACACCCCTGTGCAATGCTGTACGCTTCAG GCACAAGGATGTCGTCAAGCTCCTGAGGAAGACGGGAGCCCACTTTTCCCGAGACGAGTTGGATGAGGCGGGATCGGAGTTGTGCAG CCTGGTTGTCAGCGGCGATCTGGAGGGCCTGGAAATATGGAGTCTCGCTGGAGCTGATCTGAGTAAACCAGGCTATGATGGGCAGACAGCAATTGAACTG GCCAACGCTGCTGGTAAACCAGAAGTGGCAACCTTCATAATAAGCCTCCTAAACAAAACAATGACG AACAGCGTGATTGAGTTCACAGCTTCTCCTGCTGGAATGTGA
- the aspg gene encoding 60 kDa lysophospholipase isoform X2, whose amino-acid sequence MAQTPPNTLTPLARALSHHKLDAVASNEVFSPRTSQVHPCRRRQLTSCGSFDGNELARSPSVSEARVLVINTGGTIGMTLTDNVLAPKANAFVQILRKLPILHDEMYAQETCMYKYYGSESTLVLPMSKNKKRIVYTIIEYNPLLDSANMTTDDWVRIGKDIEKNYENYDGFVILHGTDTMAYTASALSFMCEHLGKPIVLTGSQVPIYEMRNDGRDNLLGALLIAGQFVIPEVCLYFYNKLYRGNRVTKVDAGSFNAFTSPNLAPLATAEVDISINWDTVWRANTTVKFQVSTELNRNVGLLRLFPGITAATVRAFLQPPMEGVVLETYGSGNGPDNRPDLLEELKKATDFGVIIINCTQCLRGTVSTSYATGKVLTDAGLITGCDMTPEAALSKLSYVLAKTDLSLDSKKKMMGQNLRGEMTADLAGAKFSLSDSRFIQVIAKALSISCKEELEAIRDALTPSLACAATKIGDIEALEALKEMGSNLCLSDYDGRTALHIAACEGNLKVVQYLLTVGATVYARDRYGDTPLCNAVRFRHKDVVKLLRKTGAHFSRDELDEAGSELCSLVVSGDLEGLEIWSLAGADLSKPGYDGQTAIELANAAGKPEVATFIISLLNKTMTTAFAELNEYDDDDEENSVIEFTASPAGM is encoded by the exons ATGGCGCAGACTCCTCCGAACACCTTGACGCCACTTGCCAGGGCTCTGTCCCACCATAAGCTGGACGCAGTCGCTTCGAACGAGGTGTTCTCGCCTCGAACTTCCCAGGTCCATCCGTGCCGAAGGAGGCAGTTAACAAGCTGCGGATCGTTCGATGGAAATGAACTTGCCAGATCTCCCAGCGTGTCCGAAGCGCGCGTCCTGGTCATCAACACAGGAGGAACCATCGGAATGACGCTTACCGATAACG TTCTTGCACCAAAGGCAAATGCATTTGTCCAGATTTTGCGCAAGCTACCTATCCTCCACGATGAGATGTATGCACAGGAGACCTGCATGTATAAGTACTATGGATCCGAAAGCACCTTAGTCCTGCC tatgagtaaaaaTAAGAAGAGGATAGTATACACCATTATAGAGTACAATCCTTTATTGGACTCGGCCAATATGACCACAGACGACTGGGTTAGAATAGGAAAGGACATTGAG aAAAATTATGAAAACTACGATGGCTTCGTGATCCTTCATGGCACAGACACCATGGCCTACACggcctcagctctctctttcatGTGTGAACATTTGGGCAAGCCCATCGTCCTCACCGGCTCAcaa GTGCCTATTTATGAGATGAGGAATGATGGCAGAGACAACCTGTTGGGGGCACTGTTGATTGCCGGCCAGTTTGTCATTCCTGAG GTGTGCTTGTACTTCTACAACAAGCTCTATCGAGGAAATCGTGTGACCAAAGTGGATGCCGGGAGTTTTAACGCATTCACATCCCCTAATTTGGCTCCGCTTGCCACTGCAGAGGTTGATATTTCAA TAAACTGGGACACAGTGTGGAGGGCAAACACGACAGTTAAGTTTCAGGTCTCCACTGAGCTCAACAGGAATGTCGGCCTGCTAAGACTCTTCCCGGGAATAACTGCTGCTACT GTGAGGGCTTTTCTGCAGCCTCCTATGGAGGGAGTGGTTCTGGAGACGTATGGCAGTGGAAACGGGCCAGATAACCGCCCTGACTTGTTGGAGGAGTTGAAGAAGGCCACTGACTTCGGCGTCATCATCATAAACTGCACGCAATGTTTGAGGGGTACGGTGTCTACGTCCTATGCCACTGGCAAG GTATTGACTGACGCCGGGCTGATAACTGGTTGTGACATGACTCCAGAGGCCGCCCTATCAAAGCTGTCCTATGTCTTGGCCAAGACAGACCTAAGTCTTGACTCTAAGAAAAAG ATGATGGGCCAGAACTTGCGTGGTGAGATGACTGCTGATTTGGCAGGAGCCAAGTTTAGTCTGAGTGACAGTCGATTCATCCAGGTCATCGCTAAGGCTTTGAGCATTAGCTGCAAAGAG GAGCTGGAAGCCATCCGTGATGCTCTGACACCCTCGCTGGCCTGTGCAGCCACAAAAATCGGTGACATTGAGGCCTTAGAAGCCCTAAAAGAAATG GGTAGTAATTTATGTCTGAGCGACTATGATGGACGGACCGCTCTGCATATTGCCGCCTGCGAAGGAAACCTGAAAGTGGTGCAGTACCTGCTGACAGTTGGCGCCACCGTTTATGCAAGAGATCGCTATGGTGACACACCCCTGTGCAATGCTGTACGCTTCAG GCACAAGGATGTCGTCAAGCTCCTGAGGAAGACGGGAGCCCACTTTTCCCGAGACGAGTTGGATGAGGCGGGATCGGAGTTGTGCAG CCTGGTTGTCAGCGGCGATCTGGAGGGCCTGGAAATATGGAGTCTCGCTGGAGCTGATCTGAGTAAACCAGGCTATGATGGGCAGACAGCAATTGAACTG GCCAACGCTGCTGGTAAACCAGAAGTGGCAACCTTCATAATAAGCCTCCTAAACAAAACAATGACG ACAGCATTTGCAGAATTGAAtgaatatgatgatgatgatgaggag AACAGCGTGATTGAGTTCACAGCTTCTCCTGCTGGAATGTGA
- the aspg gene encoding 60 kDa lysophospholipase isoform X1 encodes MAQTPPNTLTPLARALSHHKLDAVASNEVFSPRTSQVHPCRRRQLTSCGSFDGNELARSPSVSEARVLVINTGGTIGMTLTDNVLAPKANAFVQILRKLPILHDEMYAQETCMYKYYGSESTLVLPMPSAHSDHLIHSMSKNKKRIVYTIIEYNPLLDSANMTTDDWVRIGKDIEKNYENYDGFVILHGTDTMAYTASALSFMCEHLGKPIVLTGSQVPIYEMRNDGRDNLLGALLIAGQFVIPEVCLYFYNKLYRGNRVTKVDAGSFNAFTSPNLAPLATAEVDISINWDTVWRANTTVKFQVSTELNRNVGLLRLFPGITAATVRAFLQPPMEGVVLETYGSGNGPDNRPDLLEELKKATDFGVIIINCTQCLRGTVSTSYATGKVLTDAGLITGCDMTPEAALSKLSYVLAKTDLSLDSKKKMMGQNLRGEMTADLAGAKFSLSDSRFIQVIAKALSISCKEELEAIRDALTPSLACAATKIGDIEALEALKEMGSNLCLSDYDGRTALHIAACEGNLKVVQYLLTVGATVYARDRYGDTPLCNAVRFRHKDVVKLLRKTGAHFSRDELDEAGSELCSLVVSGDLEGLEIWSLAGADLSKPGYDGQTAIELANAAGKPEVATFIISLLNKTMTTAFAELNEYDDDDEENSVIEFTASPAGM; translated from the exons ATGGCGCAGACTCCTCCGAACACCTTGACGCCACTTGCCAGGGCTCTGTCCCACCATAAGCTGGACGCAGTCGCTTCGAACGAGGTGTTCTCGCCTCGAACTTCCCAGGTCCATCCGTGCCGAAGGAGGCAGTTAACAAGCTGCGGATCGTTCGATGGAAATGAACTTGCCAGATCTCCCAGCGTGTCCGAAGCGCGCGTCCTGGTCATCAACACAGGAGGAACCATCGGAATGACGCTTACCGATAACG TTCTTGCACCAAAGGCAAATGCATTTGTCCAGATTTTGCGCAAGCTACCTATCCTCCACGATGAGATGTATGCACAGGAGACCTGCATGTATAAGTACTATGGATCCGAAAGCACCTTAGTCCTGCC GATGCCGAGCGCTCATTCTGACCATTTAATCCACAG tatgagtaaaaaTAAGAAGAGGATAGTATACACCATTATAGAGTACAATCCTTTATTGGACTCGGCCAATATGACCACAGACGACTGGGTTAGAATAGGAAAGGACATTGAG aAAAATTATGAAAACTACGATGGCTTCGTGATCCTTCATGGCACAGACACCATGGCCTACACggcctcagctctctctttcatGTGTGAACATTTGGGCAAGCCCATCGTCCTCACCGGCTCAcaa GTGCCTATTTATGAGATGAGGAATGATGGCAGAGACAACCTGTTGGGGGCACTGTTGATTGCCGGCCAGTTTGTCATTCCTGAG GTGTGCTTGTACTTCTACAACAAGCTCTATCGAGGAAATCGTGTGACCAAAGTGGATGCCGGGAGTTTTAACGCATTCACATCCCCTAATTTGGCTCCGCTTGCCACTGCAGAGGTTGATATTTCAA TAAACTGGGACACAGTGTGGAGGGCAAACACGACAGTTAAGTTTCAGGTCTCCACTGAGCTCAACAGGAATGTCGGCCTGCTAAGACTCTTCCCGGGAATAACTGCTGCTACT GTGAGGGCTTTTCTGCAGCCTCCTATGGAGGGAGTGGTTCTGGAGACGTATGGCAGTGGAAACGGGCCAGATAACCGCCCTGACTTGTTGGAGGAGTTGAAGAAGGCCACTGACTTCGGCGTCATCATCATAAACTGCACGCAATGTTTGAGGGGTACGGTGTCTACGTCCTATGCCACTGGCAAG GTATTGACTGACGCCGGGCTGATAACTGGTTGTGACATGACTCCAGAGGCCGCCCTATCAAAGCTGTCCTATGTCTTGGCCAAGACAGACCTAAGTCTTGACTCTAAGAAAAAG ATGATGGGCCAGAACTTGCGTGGTGAGATGACTGCTGATTTGGCAGGAGCCAAGTTTAGTCTGAGTGACAGTCGATTCATCCAGGTCATCGCTAAGGCTTTGAGCATTAGCTGCAAAGAG GAGCTGGAAGCCATCCGTGATGCTCTGACACCCTCGCTGGCCTGTGCAGCCACAAAAATCGGTGACATTGAGGCCTTAGAAGCCCTAAAAGAAATG GGTAGTAATTTATGTCTGAGCGACTATGATGGACGGACCGCTCTGCATATTGCCGCCTGCGAAGGAAACCTGAAAGTGGTGCAGTACCTGCTGACAGTTGGCGCCACCGTTTATGCAAGAGATCGCTATGGTGACACACCCCTGTGCAATGCTGTACGCTTCAG GCACAAGGATGTCGTCAAGCTCCTGAGGAAGACGGGAGCCCACTTTTCCCGAGACGAGTTGGATGAGGCGGGATCGGAGTTGTGCAG CCTGGTTGTCAGCGGCGATCTGGAGGGCCTGGAAATATGGAGTCTCGCTGGAGCTGATCTGAGTAAACCAGGCTATGATGGGCAGACAGCAATTGAACTG GCCAACGCTGCTGGTAAACCAGAAGTGGCAACCTTCATAATAAGCCTCCTAAACAAAACAATGACG ACAGCATTTGCAGAATTGAAtgaatatgatgatgatgatgaggag AACAGCGTGATTGAGTTCACAGCTTCTCCTGCTGGAATGTGA
- the arf6b gene encoding ADP-ribosylation factor 6b, whose protein sequence is MGKMLSKIFGNKEMRILMLGLDAAGKTTILYKLKLGQSVTTIPTVGFNVETVTYKNVKFNVWDVGGQDKIRPLWRHYYTGTQGLIFVVDCADRDRIDEARQELHRIINDREMRDAIILIFANKQDLPDAMKPHEIQEKLGLTRIRDRNWYVQPSCATTGDGLYEGLTWLTSNYKS, encoded by the coding sequence ATGGGGAAGATGCTCTCAAAGATATTTGGGAACAAGGAGATGAGAATATTAATGCTTGGACTTGATGCCGCCGGAAAGACAACAATCCTCTACAAACTGAAACTGGGACAGTCCGTCACCACGATCCCCACCGTGGGCTTCAACGTGGAGACGGTCACCTACAAAAACGTCAAGTTCAACGTGTGGGATGTCGGCGGGCAGGATAAGATTCGCCCCCTGTGGCGACACTACTACACAGGCACCCAGGGGCTCATTTTTGTGGTGGATTGCGCTGACCGGGATCGCATCGACGAGGCGCGCCAGGAACTCCACCGCATCATCAATGACAGGGAGATGAGGGATGCCATCATCTTGATATTCGCCAATAAGCAAGACCTTCCCGACGCCATGAAGCCGCACGAAATCCAAGAGAAGCTCGGATTGACACGCATCCGAGATAGAAATTGGTATGTTCAACCCTCGTGTGCGACCACAGGTGATGGACTCTATGAAGGCCTGACTTGGCTAACCtctaattacaaatcttaa